The sequence below is a genomic window from Bombus pascuorum chromosome 15, iyBomPasc1.1, whole genome shotgun sequence.
tacattgtatgtccCATGAGACATGCTACATGCCGCGAGACCAAGCaccgattttcaaattttatagttggaCATAAATACACAACTATCTTGTGACTATAgtattattatcagtaccagaaatgcgttcggttgccgtcgatcgtttggtagccgacatattatctttgaagaaaacgctttgtatatagtaagtatctatactaataaattacatgtatgtctttaacattattattttgtattgtgcttctccctataatatatattaatatataatataaaatttaaaatttatttctggtgacttaaaggatataagtataacttgtatgacctgtgtatggctgtgcattacgttatttgcaaattaattaacaacagtaattaatttaagtttctagtattatcgtaatattaagtgattattcttaggaagaaaattactctgtacatgcacatatcttaagttgctaaaaattaaattacaacaagacatgtaatggattaatagtgtacgataattaaaaagagtgtcattttttataaattacgaaaaagttacttatatctgaactaagaaatgtcataaatatcacaaaacggaagcagaagaaataaaattgaaagagagaatgagaaagagtaatatttcaaacgtgaaggttaggtgttaaattctactcaaatcaaataaaatatttaattaaatataaaaaaaagttaaagtatttacttagttatgtttattccaaattgtttgtttcgatatCATTTTTGcagaatattaaagaatatatatttctgtaaataagaatattactttcaaagttgaaacaatcatataaatattgatgtacgcgcattataaattcataattttattttatatactttgttccagatagagaaatgaacatttttttgcTCATTGGCAGTTGGAAGATAATGGTGTTAAATCATGTATCTGCTCTGCATGCATACAACTTTCCCCTGaagcaaataagaagagaaacctttgtttgagttaatgaattaaaaactatttgaaagtggtctgtagaacagtataaatcagagagatgacaaccgaagttacatagtcacaacctttcgaaaacttaaaagaattattcgataacgtgggtaatttgaaaccatggcccgaaattgaataactaggagattcaactgattatgtgtacagtggtttagaaataagcgcagaaagaacgcagttagaaaaattggatagagaagtacatccGAAAACGTTGCTTTgtcatgatatgaaaggtggctgcctagaagacaggtaataCATACAAatcactatatttattaattcatatattatacataatatacccgtgatttttcagatttatatacggatcagaatcttatgattcttacctattttatcactggagtgttattgacacgtttgcgtattttagtcatcatttcataactgtgccaccttttggatggattaatgtagcacataatcatggtgtaaaagttcttggtactgtaattacagaaagagaaggtatctgggatgtaatacttgaatctcaggaagaagtaagaagatttgcagatgcactaatacttgttgcaaaattttataagtttgatggctggttattaaatattgaaaataccattaaaagcGAGCAAgttcataatttaatttattttgtaaaatatctaacagaaaatattcatgaagcaattagaaactctgaaattatatggtaccGTAGCGTAtccaatgaaggaaaattaaattggcaaaataaGCTTAATAGTAAAAACATGTAAGCTTATTACACTCTTATACTTTTACAAtcgtttctgtttgtaaattttatttagtgttctgaatacaatgtttcagagatttctttttaaactgcgatggcatttacttgaattataactggacgaaatcaaaattggaaaacagtttggcacttgcaaaaaatcacagcagagatattcatgatatttatgtaggacTTGATATTTGGGGAAGATGTAGTCCTGGcggtggtggatttaattcaacatatgtaattacaatattacgtgCAGATAAGGGGAAATGGAGCTTTCAGTTGTCACGATAAACCTAGCAAACAAAACGCGGCTCTTCATGTATTCTGTTTATTCTATTTACATCGCAGGCTCTTAAGTTTCTTATTACAACGTCTTTGCCGCGGAATGAGACGCGCTTTTCGAAAAACTATATCCGtgcgatacaattttttcatccGCGGTGGTGATTATAACGCGAGACACGTTCCCTGGAGCAGCGcgttaaataataacagagACGAGAACCTGTGACACTGATTTAACGAGTGACAGGTGGATCTGGTCCTCCAGTTCAGTCACACTGATTTAGATGGCATTTGATTTATTCAGACGCAGTCGTTCTTGGATTTGGTACTCGAAGAAAAGCTGGATATTTTCCTGCATCGAACTGTCAGAATTTGATATCTTTGTCCACGGGGATAAGACCACTGAGacaacaataacaaaataGAGATCGTCCTCCagaccataaataataataatctttaaaattgctacaagacaaacaccgAATCTTCCGCACCTTAAATCGGCTGAAAAAGCGCTTCGGCACTCTATGTTACTCTATCCCATCGGTCATCGAACACGGCAAAGGATATAGAGCCATAAAAATGCTTATCAGTAAGGCCTCTGATAGATCCCGAGTTCTCTGCACTcagagaattaaagattccaaaaCCACGTTTCCGCAAGTAAGACGAATGCTATACCTCTTGACCGGCgccctcaaattttcttcggaCGATTCTCACCGTCTTCCATAGTTGAATAACCTCCTCGTGTGACAGAACAGAAGATACATTGTTACTGGTACCAATTTGACAAATAAGTCCACTTCGTGACGTCTCCGGTACCGCCGGCTTCCCAGAACTTACTAGTAACGCGATGACATGCCAAGAATAAACGTCTACGCAACACGTGCTTCTGTTATTCACGATCTtgtgtcgtttcttcctttcaagttataaactgttctttGTACAGgtctttaattaatatttaatttattaatgctATTTCATCACTTCAAACTTGTTAAACTTTTATCACTCGTTCCAACAGCActtgttatttgtatgtagcgaAGCATTCTTTATCCGGTCTCCTTTCTACCGCGCGAAAAGTTTCGTGAATCCCACAAGACTATTGAGGACAAATTTTGGAAGTGTGCGCCGAAATGTGTATGATGATCTTCTCAGAttcccaaatttcataatcttgaaaatgcaGATTTTCGTTGAGCCGCTGGAACAGGGTCTGTACCTTCACCTGAGGAAACAGGGCTAGTAACCGCTCCGGCTCCGATGTCTCAGAGAATTATTTCACATCGGTAGATTCGTTAATTTAAGTTGCTGAATGAGATAGGTTATCAGGCTTCGATATCTTCAACGCAGTACCAATATAGCTATAGCTCCCGCAAAGATGCacattcttcttctccttgatGCTCAATGATCTCTTGTACCAGCATACTTTTCTAAGATATGGAAGATGGGGAAAGTAGTTCCCTTGCTGGGGAAGGATAAGAACAAACCAAATCCAGTCAGGTACAGATCAATGAGTTTGCTGTTTGCAGAGTATCCATTAGTAAGGTCTTTGAGAGTGTGATACAGAGACTCATACCGTTTCATTGTAAAGAGGCTGCCATTCCTCCCGATCTGCAATTTGGCTTCCGGGTCAAATACAGTAAGGTCCACgccataataaaattcgtgacAGGCGTCTGCTGGTAGCAAAACTCTACTCATAGTCCTGGAAAGGGATTTTGACATGTTTCGATCGAGCGGTTTGCTATAAAAGCTGATACGATACGGTTTCTTTAAACATGTAGTTCAGGTGATTTGGTCCACAATCTTCGAAATGTGTCTCATTGGATGTCAAGCTCGAATATCGTCTTCGGAGTGAATAACGGTCTGCAACAGGGAACGTTCAACACCTCCATCCtgttcaatttgtattttagtcgTGCTTCGAGCCTCTTCCATCTGAATAGCGACTTTAACCTATGCGCGTTAGTATTTGCTAATGGCCTCCTCATTTACGCGACGGGAATGTATTCatccaaaattaattccaagctacaggaaattttcgatcgaattatggTTTGCTGTGGTAACTGAAAGTTCCGTACATTCTCGCTGATTTCTTATCACCGGCAATAGCCTAGGGGCTCCGTTCCGCATAAGAAAATGGTCAAATATCCcggtatatatttgtattgcaaattacagattacacAGCACGTTAAgacgcaaatgtaaaataaatcagaaaagaCTATTATAGCAAATAAAGGTTCGGTCCTCTCAAAGCATCTCTGCGTGAAATGTAGTTTTCTGTTGTACAAATTGCTGTCACTAATCCTATCCCGACTTATGCCTGTCCGATTTGGCTAAATGTCACAACGAGTCAGATGGACCAGCTCAGGCGTTTCAAACGGTAATGTCCGGGGCATTGCATGGGGCTATTTTACATaccaatacaaatattttacataattttatatactatatacaagTTGCACATAGCTTTTAAATCTCTTGTATCTGTAGGACGCGATGAGAGTGCCATGGACTCTCAGCTGATCTGTTTATGTTAGAATCATAGAGCCAATGTGTGTCTAATCGTCGATCAACTTTGGTGGAGATTCATGAAATCCAAATCATTACTCAtatcatttttgtaaaatgaatTTGAAGTAGAGTATGTACCATCTATTTCCCTCTTCAGGATTGATATTCCAACAAAAC
It includes:
- the LOC132914669 gene encoding cytosolic endo-beta-N-acetylglucosaminidase-like, giving the protein MKGGCLEDRFIYGSESYDSYLFYHWSVIDTFAYFSHHFITVPPFGWINVAHNHGVKVLGTVITEREGIWDVILESQEEVRRFADALILVAKFYKFDGWLLNIENTIKSEQVHNLIYFVKYLTENIHEAIRNSEIIWYRSVSNEGKLNWQNKLNSKNIDFFLNCDGIYLNYNWTKSKLENSLALAKNHSRDIHDIYVGLDIWGRCSPGGGGFNSTYVITILRADKGKWSFQLSR